A region of Pyxidicoccus parkwaysis DNA encodes the following proteins:
- a CDS encoding RNA polymerase sigma factor, whose product MYEQLTDDELFAEVVRRRAAGEPVGGPLGSLVDRWGRPARYVISKIQASYGRGSPADADELFQDAVGKFIDRGLDQFRGVSEQMPGRSASPKTFFLRIVKHVAIDFYRRHREELAAPPSDPDEAMEEPPSEVARAVEAGKRREERAEAQELYWAAFARLQQEHPKEASAWELYHHEDVEDHEECARRLNITVVNSYKRVSRAQAYLKLYLLDLQRETQGEEA is encoded by the coding sequence GTGTACGAGCAGCTCACGGATGACGAATTGTTCGCGGAGGTGGTCCGCCGCCGCGCCGCTGGCGAGCCCGTCGGGGGCCCCCTCGGTTCGTTGGTGGACCGGTGGGGCCGCCCCGCGCGCTATGTCATCAGCAAGATTCAGGCGAGCTACGGCCGCGGTTCCCCAGCGGACGCGGACGAGCTCTTCCAGGACGCGGTGGGGAAGTTCATCGACCGCGGCCTGGACCAGTTCCGGGGCGTCTCTGAACAGATGCCCGGCCGGAGTGCGTCTCCCAAGACGTTCTTCCTGCGCATCGTCAAGCACGTGGCCATCGACTTCTACCGGAGGCACCGCGAAGAGCTCGCGGCGCCTCCGTCAGACCCCGATGAGGCCATGGAGGAGCCGCCCTCCGAGGTGGCTCGCGCTGTCGAGGCAGGCAAGCGTCGGGAGGAGCGCGCCGAGGCTCAGGAGCTGTATTGGGCCGCATTTGCCCGACTCCAGCAGGAGCACCCGAAGGAGGCCTCTGCCTGGGAGCTGTACCACCACGAGGACGTCGAGGATCACGAAGAATGTGCCCGGCGCCTGAACATCACGGTGGTCAACTCCTACAAGCGCGTCAGCCGCGCGCAGGCCTACCTGAAGCTCTACCTGCTGGATCTCCAGCGCGAGACGCAAGGGGAGGAAGCGTGA
- a CDS encoding metallophosphoesterase, whose protein sequence is MSARTIVIGDLHGCLDEALELLDKAGATSSDRIIFAGDLVDRGPKRRECVELAMRHEAILGNHEEKHLQQRRRPDERLLPDHLETRRVLDPEHYDWMAGLPHFIRLPEHNAVVVHAGLLPDRSLEAQDPYHLLHVQCIQPPSTKSFWPSKAPEGWTFWTHHWKGPERVIFGHTVFDKPLVTEHAVGIDTGCVYGRSLTAVVLPTWELVSVPARHSYRGGKEVAKFPVHGDVCVYS, encoded by the coding sequence ATGTCCGCCCGCACCATCGTCATCGGAGACCTCCATGGCTGCCTCGACGAGGCCCTGGAGCTGCTCGACAAGGCCGGGGCCACCTCCAGCGACCGCATCATCTTCGCGGGGGATTTGGTGGACCGGGGCCCGAAGCGGCGCGAGTGCGTGGAGCTGGCCATGCGGCACGAGGCCATCCTCGGCAACCACGAGGAGAAGCACCTCCAGCAGCGCCGCCGGCCGGACGAGCGCCTGCTGCCGGACCACCTCGAGACGCGCCGTGTCCTGGACCCGGAGCACTACGACTGGATGGCGGGCCTGCCCCACTTCATCCGCCTGCCCGAGCACAACGCCGTCGTCGTCCACGCCGGCCTGCTGCCCGACAGGAGCCTCGAAGCGCAGGACCCCTACCACCTGCTCCACGTGCAGTGCATCCAGCCGCCGTCCACCAAGAGCTTCTGGCCCTCCAAGGCGCCCGAGGGGTGGACGTTCTGGACGCACCACTGGAAGGGTCCGGAGCGGGTCATCTTCGGCCACACCGTCTTCGACAAGCCGCTCGTCACCGAGCACGCGGTGGGTATCGACACCGGCTGCGTGTACGGCCGCTCACTGACGGCCGTGGTGCTCCCCACCTGGGAGCTCGTCTCGGTGCCAGCCCGGCACTCATACCGGGGCGGCAAAGAGGTGGCGAAGTTCCCGGTGCACGGCGACGTGTGCGTGTACTCGTAG